In the Cohaesibacter gelatinilyticus genome, CCACCTCTTGAAGCGTTTCTCAATCCTGTTCCCGGAATTTTTCTCCGAAGTGCCAGTCGTCACCGATTTCCTGTCCAATGTAGATGACTATATTCACGGTGAAGTGCTCAAGCTTTATCCTGATGCAACCCTTCCCGATCTTGATACCAGCATCAAGGAGAATGGCGATATCGAGTTGCTCTACAAATCAGACCGCATGATGGGAGATCTGGCAGAGGGACTGATTGTCGGAGCAATTGATCATTTTGGGCAAACCCACACCTATCATCGCGAGGATTTGAACCAGGAGGGAGGCGCTCAATGCATTCGTTTCATCGTAACGGCCAGGTAGAAGAAGATCGAAAATCAGCTGAATTGTCGTCAGAGCAGATGGCCCATCGGCTGCGCAGGGAACGTCTTGCACGGCGTGAAGCTGAAAAACTATTGGAGCAAAAGAGCAAAGAATTGTTCGAGGCCAATCAAACCTTGAAGCTCACAGCAAGTTCTTTGGAAAATCAGCGCCTGCAACTGAATACCATTCTGGATAACACGATGGCAGGAATCTGCCTGACCCAGACCGACATGACAGTCATTCGCGCCAACCCGGCTGCATTGGACATGTTTGGTCAGTCGGAAAAAAGTTTCGATGTCACGGAACTTTTCGCCAATTGGGATGACGTCAGCCGCTTCGTCATGCTGGCTGCAGAGCCGGAATTGGAGACCAATCGTACTCTTTTTGAAGCGACCGGACGTCGTGCTGACGGGAGCGAGTTTCCGTTGGAATTCGGTATCACTTGTCTGGATCATCTGGGATGGGATCGGGCCGTCTGGATTTTCAACGATATCACCCAGCGTAAACATGAAGAAGCCAAACGTGTTGCTCTGGAGCGAGAGCTAAACCAGACCCACAAGATGGAAGCTTTGGGCACCTTGGCCAGTGGTGTTGCCCATGAGATCAATACCCCCATCCAGTATATCTCCGATAATATGCGATTTCTGGATGAGACAATCTCGGATCTTCGCAACCTTATCGAAACATATCGTTCAAATATTGCGAACTTGGCAAACCAAGGTATCGATCCATCACTGATTGAGCAAGTTCAGTTGGCTTGCAAGGACAAGGAAGATGAATTGGATCTTTCCTATCTGCTTGAAGAAGCGCCAGAAGCTATAAACCAGTCACTCGAAGGTGCTCAACAGGTTGCTACCATCGTCAATGCGATTAAGGAATTCAGTCATCCAGGTGAGGATGAAAAAGTGGATGTCGACATCAACAAGATGATCGAAACCACTTTGGCCGTTACTCGAAATCAATGGAAATATGTTGCTGATCTGGATCTGGATCTGGAGGAAAATTTGCCGCAAATTCCGGTCATGCCAAGTGAGATTTCGCAAGTGGTGCTCAATCTCATAGTCAATGCGGCAGATGCCATTTCAGATGCAGAAATGAGCGATCGTGGAGTTATTTCCATTCGGACCCGACAGAAAGATGAAGGCATCGAAATTCTCATCTCGGACAATGGTCCTGGCGTGCCAGTCGATATGCAGGAGCGAATTTTTGATCCTTTCTTCACGACAAAAGATATCGGCAAAGGATCGGGTCAGGGCTTGGCAATCGCCTACTCCATCATTCATCAGAAGCATGACGGAACATTGCGTTACATTGGTGAGGAAGGAAAAGGAGCAAAATTCTCTATTTGTCTGCCACAAAAAGCAAGTATGCAGGGAGACTGATCATGGTCAAACCGCTCATTCTGTTTGTAGATGATGAACCCAATGTATTGAATGGACTGAAACGTTTCTGTCGTTCTCAGCGTCATATTTGGGAAATGCAATTCGTTGACGGCGGAGAAGCAGCTCTTGAAGCACTTGCCGAGCGAGCTGCCGATGTCGTTGTAAGCGATATGCGAATGCCGGGTGTCAATGGAGCGGATCTGTTTGAACAGATATCCCAACGTTGGCCTGGCACCATTCGCATCATGCTATCGGGTGAAGCAGAACCAGACCAAACCATGCGCACAGTCGGACGCAGTCATCGTTTTCTGGCCAAGCCTTGCGACCCAAAGGCACTTGTAAGAGCAATCGAGGCTCCCCTTCATATGCGAGAAATGCTCGGGCTTGCAGACATGGGGCGAGAAAATTCATATCTGGAGCGCCTGCAAACACCACCACAGATCTTTGAGCAATTACGCCTGCTTTTGGAAAAAGAAGAGGTGAGCGAGCAAGATATTGCGAGCCTTGTCATGTGTGATGCAGCGCTCTCGGCTCGTATTTTGCAACTTGCCAACTCAGCCTATTTTGGAAGGCCGGTTTCTACTTGCAATATTACAAAGGCAGTTGAAACCATTGGTAGCAACAGAATTTCAAAACTGTTGGACCTTCAAAGGCTTGGGAATCATGAGAGCACCCTGGCCAGTAATTTTACAAGTACAGAACCCTGCGAAGCACAGCAATTCAGTATCTTGTGCCATGACTATTGCTCCCAAAATAATATTCCCCAAGATCAGCAGGATCTGATTTTCGCAGCCGGTCTTTTTCAGGACCTAGGTCAGAATTCAGCTGAGGAAATATCGGCTCAATCAGTGCAATCCATACCGGCCTATATGGTCACTCTTCTCGGGCTTCCTGACCGGTTGACCGATTTGATGACCAGATTGATCGGCAAGGTCCCAGCCCAGTCGGAGCTGCAAAGTCGGTTGGACCTTATTTTTTCTGCAATACAGCAGTCAGCAACACCCGCGGAATAAGACGACAGGAGACACACTATATGGCGGAAAAAATCAGAGTTCTCTTTGTTGACGATGACACAAATCTATTGAAAGCGGCCAAACGTCTGCTGCGTAAGGAAATTGATCTCTATATTGCGGCGAGTGGAGAAGATGCTTTGCATTCATTGGCACAAAATGGTCCATTTGATGTGCTTGTGAGCGATCAGAATATGCCATCCATGAAGGGTGTGACACTATTGGGAGAAGCAGCCAAGAAATGGCCTTCGACTGTACGCATCATGTTGACTGGTAATGACGATCAGGACACTGCCATCTCAGCTGTCAATGATGGCAAAGTTTATCGTTTCGTACGCAAGCCTTGCCAGCCCGCGGATCTACTTGCTGCGATAAAGGATGGTGCCCAACATCATGCTTTGTTGATGCGCGAGAAAAATCTTCTGGAGCAAACCCTTTCAGGCAGTGTGAAGGTGCTCACGGATATGCTGTCGCTGGCTAAGCCGGAGGCCTTCA is a window encoding:
- a CDS encoding heme NO-binding domain-containing protein, whose product is MKGIVFTEFIELMETKFGADLAEQVIMDSNLPSGGAYTSVGTYSHDEIVALVITLSQKTGIEISDLIQAFGTHLLKRFSILFPEFFSEVPVVTDFLSNVDDYIHGEVLKLYPDATLPDLDTSIKENGDIELLYKSDRMMGDLAEGLIVGAIDHFGQTHTYHREDLNQEGGAQCIRFIVTAR
- a CDS encoding PAS domain-containing sensor histidine kinase; this translates as MHSFHRNGQVEEDRKSAELSSEQMAHRLRRERLARREAEKLLEQKSKELFEANQTLKLTASSLENQRLQLNTILDNTMAGICLTQTDMTVIRANPAALDMFGQSEKSFDVTELFANWDDVSRFVMLAAEPELETNRTLFEATGRRADGSEFPLEFGITCLDHLGWDRAVWIFNDITQRKHEEAKRVALERELNQTHKMEALGTLASGVAHEINTPIQYISDNMRFLDETISDLRNLIETYRSNIANLANQGIDPSLIEQVQLACKDKEDELDLSYLLEEAPEAINQSLEGAQQVATIVNAIKEFSHPGEDEKVDVDINKMIETTLAVTRNQWKYVADLDLDLEENLPQIPVMPSEISQVVLNLIVNAADAISDAEMSDRGVISIRTRQKDEGIEILISDNGPGVPVDMQERIFDPFFTTKDIGKGSGQGLAIAYSIIHQKHDGTLRYIGEEGKGAKFSICLPQKASMQGD
- a CDS encoding response regulator produces the protein MVKPLILFVDDEPNVLNGLKRFCRSQRHIWEMQFVDGGEAALEALAERAADVVVSDMRMPGVNGADLFEQISQRWPGTIRIMLSGEAEPDQTMRTVGRSHRFLAKPCDPKALVRAIEAPLHMREMLGLADMGRENSYLERLQTPPQIFEQLRLLLEKEEVSEQDIASLVMCDAALSARILQLANSAYFGRPVSTCNITKAVETIGSNRISKLLDLQRLGNHESTLASNFTSTEPCEAQQFSILCHDYCSQNNIPQDQQDLIFAAGLFQDLGQNSAEEISAQSVQSIPAYMVTLLGLPDRLTDLMTRLIGKVPAQSELQSRLDLIFSAIQQSATPAE